Part of the candidate division TA06 bacterium genome is shown below.
TGCATGAAATTTATCACTGCCGAACAGGTGTTTACGGAAGTGCAGAAAGTATTAAGTGCTTATCCTCAAATAACAATTTGGGCATAAACGGCTGCAAAACCGCCATACTGCGTCACGCTCATTCACCGTATCGCTGTGGATACGCTTCACTCGCGTTCCTGGTCTGGCATGGTTTGACAGGCTCACCACATGCCTTTTCGCTCGTTTATGCTGACCCAAAGCTTATTTAAGGATAAACTCTAAGAATAATTTAACTAACCGCGAAGACGCCAAGGTCGCCAAGGTTTGATATTCAAGATGCCATCAAACAAGATGTGGCAGGTCAATATCATAACCAATTGCAGCTCTTTGACTAATAACCGGACAGTACTGATTGTAAACTGTAAATTGAAACGCGCCTGTAGCTCAGTTGGATAGAGCATCGGACTTCGAATCCGCAGGCCGCCCGTTCGACTCGGGCCAGGCGCGCCACTAACTTGGGAACAGAGAACGGGGATCGGATGATAGGGAATAGATGGTGGGGATTAGATTACAGGGGACGGATCGTTGTTCCCGAACGGGGATCGGGTAGATGCATAAAGTTCCGGCCGATCCATGTCCGGTTTGGACTGTTTCTCTGGTAGAAAAATTGATTTTAGCCTGTTAGCCTTGACTTTAACCGCTATAAGTGTTAAAATTATCCCTCTGCTTTTAAAACCAATGTAAGGCCTATGTCAATGCAATACAATTACATAGTAATATGGTTGATAGAAGACCCCTTTGACTGAATCCACCGAGGGGGGTACTATCCGCAGATTCATACAGATTAACGCAGATTAAAAACTATTCTTTATGCCTCAAGCCAATGGGGACCAGCATCATTATTATCTGTGAAAATCTGCAAAATCTGCGGATGTAAAAGCCCAGAGATTACCATCTTAGCAAACATAATCAAAAATCCAGGTCCTAACACCTTTAGGACCCTACATATACAGGAGGCAATAGAAATGGCCAAGAAAAGAGTTTTGATAATGGGAGCCGCCGGACGCGACTTTCATAATTTTAATACCTATTTTCGCAACAACAAGGACTATCAGGTGGTGGCCTTCACCGCCGCCCAGATCCCGGACATCGCCGGCAGAAAATATCCCGCGGCCCTGGCCGGAAAGATGTACCCCAAGGGCATCCCGATCTACGACGAGAAGGGACTGACCAAGTTGATCGCCAAGTTCAAGGTGGAGACCGTGGTCTTCGCCTATTCCGACGTGCCCTATCCCTATGTGATGAGCAAGGGCGCGGTGGTCAATGCCGCCGGGGCCGACTTCATGATGCTGGGCCCGGACGCCACCATGATCAAGTCCAAGAAACCGCTGATCTCCATCTGCGCCGCCCGCACCGGCTGCGGCAAGAGCCAGACCACCCGCCGGGTGATCGAGGCCCTGATTGCCATGGGCCAGAAAGTGGTGGCGGTGCGTCATCCTATGCCCTACGGCGATCTGGTGAAACAGAAGGTCCAGCGCTATGCCACCATCGAAGATCTCAAAAAGCATAAATGCACCATCGAAGAGATGGAAGAGTACGAGCCGCATCTGGTCCGGGGCAACGTGATCTATTCCGGAGTGGACTATGAGGCCATCCTGCGCCAGGCCGAGAAGGAGGCCGACGTTGTGGTCTGGGACGGGGGCAACAACGATTTCTCGTTCTACCGGTCCGACCTGGAGATAGTGGTGGTGGATCCCCACCGTCCGGGACACGAGATGGCATACTATCCGGGCGAGGTCAATCTGCGCCGGGCCGACGTGATCGTCATCAACAAGGAGGACAGCGCCACCAGGGAGAACATCGCCCTGGTCAAGAGGAACATCGCCGCCGCCAACCCCCGGGCCGTGGTGATCGCCGCCAATTCGCCGGTGACGATAGAGCGGCCCGAGCTGATCACCGGCAAGAAGGCGCTGATAATCGAGGACGGCCCGACCCTGACCCATGGCGAGATGAAATATGGAGCCGGAGTGGTGGCCGCCAAAAAGTACGGAGTGGGCCAGATGGTGGATCCCCGGCCCTATGCCGTGGGCGCCATTGCCGGGACCTTCCAAAAATATCCGGGGATCGGGGCACTGCTGCCGGCCATGGGCTATTCTGGCCAGCAGATCAAGGACCTGCAGACCACCATCGACAACACCCCCTGCGACCTCTACATCATCGGCACGCCCATCGACCTGCGCCGGTTCATCAAGTTCAACAAGCCGGCCCTGCGGGTAACCTACGAGCTGGCCGAGATCGGCCAGCCGGACCTGGCCGAGGTGATCCAGAAGAAATTCAAATTCAAGAAGAAGTAAAGACCAGCCACGGAGGCACTGAGGCACAGAAATGCAAAATGCAAATTGCATAATGTAAATTAAAAATGGTCTTTGTCTCTGTGGCAAAAACATTATGCCTCACAAAACAGCAGTCATTGCCCTGGGCGGGAACGCCATCGGGGCCACCGGCAAGGAAGACATTCACCAGCAGTTCGCCAACACCCGCCAGGCCCTGGCCGGGTTCATCGAGTTGATCAGGGAAGGCTATAACCTGGCCATCACCCACGGCAACGGCCCCCAGGTGGGCAATGCACTGTTGCGGGTGGAGCGGACCTTTCCCGACGGCATTCCGGCCCTGCCGCTGGGCGTGATCGTGGCAGACACCGAGGGCGGCATGGGCTACATGATAGAGCAGTCCCTGCAGAACCTGCTGGCCGCCAAAAATATCGATCGCCAGGTGGTGACCCTGGTCACCCAAGTGGTGGTGGACCGGGACGATCCCTCCATCCGCAATCCCTCCAAACCCATTGGGCCCTACTACAAGCAGGAAGAAGTGGAGGCTCTCAAGGCCCGGGGCTGGGTGGTCAAGGACGACGCCAGGCGCGGCTTCAGGCGCTTCGTGCCTTCGCCCATTCCCAAGGCCATCGTCAACAAAAAGACCATCAAACAATTAGTGCAGCAGGGAACCATCGTCATCGCCGGGGGCGGGGGCGGGGTGCCGGTCTGCATCCAAAGCGACGGCAGTTACGAAGGGATGGACGCGGTGATAGACAAGGACCGGGCCTCGGCGGTGCTGGCCCGGGACATCGCGGCCGAAACCCTGATGATCCTGACCGCAGTGGAAAAGGTCTCGTTGAATTATAAGAAGCCCGGCCAGCAGGACCTGTCTTCGCTGACCATGGCCGAGGCCAAGAAATACCTGACCCAGGGACAGTTCGCCGCCGGATCGATGGGGCCGAAGATCGAGGCCGCCATTCAGTTCCTGGAATACGGCGGGAAACAGGTGATCATCACCTCGCTGGATAAAGCGGCCCAGGCCTTGAAGGGGCAGGCTGGGACCAGGATCACGGCTTAGGCCTGCCACTCCGCCATCCTCCTGCGGCGGACAAGAAGGCGGACCCGCCAATAGGGACTACTTGCGGTGGCGGGGGAGGCTCGGAGACGCAGAGGCTTAGAGCTTATCCTCGCTTATTTAAGAATAAACTCTTAAAATGTTCCGTTATGAAAATACGTGATCTGATAAAATTGATCGAACAAGACGGCTGGTATCTGGTGACCACCAAGGGGAGCCACCGCCAATATAAGCACCGGCTGAAAACAGGGAGGGTGACTATTGCCGGGCATCCGGGTGATGATATAGCTGCACAGTAGCGTCCGGTTGTTTTTACAAGAAAATTGTAGAATGCAGATGGGGCAATGGTCTTAGAGGTTTCATCATGTAATCGATTTGAATTCAGGCTCAAAAATCACCCATTGATTCGCAAGGACTTATACCACGAAACAGCGTTTTTAAGCAAGCCAGACTAAAAGGGAGGAAATAATAATGCGGCGATTTTTGGTGATAATTGAGAAAGCCGGCAGCAATTACTCGGCCTATTGTCCTGATTTGCCGGGGTGCATTGCCACCGGCAAAACCGTGGCAGAGACTGAATGCAATATTCATCAGGCAATAGAACTGCATATTAAAGGGATCATTGAAGACAGACAAAAAGTTCCCAAAGCCACGGCGCTATCGGAATATATGGCGGTGGCCCTTTAAAGCCTGTCTCAAAATAGAAAACAATAACGTAGCCAGGTACAGCAAAGCTACCAATACATCAATCATTAATATAACAGGAGTAAAGTGAATTTATTTATAGGCAGCCTGGCCAAGGAAGTGACCACCGACGATCTGCGCCAGACCTTTGAGCCTTTCGGCAAGGTGGAGTCGGCCTCGGTGGTTTTCGACCGCAACACCAATCAATCCCGGGGATTCGGATTCGTGGAGATGCCTTGCAAGGCGGAAGCCCGCAAGGCCATCGACGCCTTGAGCGGAATATTCAACCTTAAGGGCAAGGTGATCATGATCAACGAGGCCCGGCCCAAGGAAGGCGGCCACGGCGGCGGTCGGCGGCGGTTCTAATACCCTTTGCCACCAAGGCACTAAGGCAAAATTAAAAGGCGCCGAATTGTTGGAATGCAGATCAATTCCGATGCTGTAATTCATGGCGCACCTCCGTAATTTTAGGTTTGGATGATACCTGAAGTATACACCATAACGGATACTTCCGGAGGTGCCTTTTAATGATTATCAAAAACAGGAATTGTATATTCCTTATTGAGAAATCTGGGTGTCTTAGTGGCAGAAAAACTAAAAAAATATTAATATAAACCAATCAACAAAAGGAACGTTATGGGCAAACTGAAAATGGTTTTTCTGGCCTGCCTGCTGCTGCCCGTTCTGGCTTTGGGGCTGGAGCCGCCCACCGATCTGATATTAAAGGATGCTCCCAACGACGAC
Proteins encoded:
- a CDS encoding GTPase, which codes for MAKKRVLIMGAAGRDFHNFNTYFRNNKDYQVVAFTAAQIPDIAGRKYPAALAGKMYPKGIPIYDEKGLTKLIAKFKVETVVFAYSDVPYPYVMSKGAVVNAAGADFMMLGPDATMIKSKKPLISICAARTGCGKSQTTRRVIEALIAMGQKVVAVRHPMPYGDLVKQKVQRYATIEDLKKHKCTIEEMEEYEPHLVRGNVIYSGVDYEAILRQAEKEADVVVWDGGNNDFSFYRSDLEIVVVDPHRPGHEMAYYPGEVNLRRADVIVINKEDSATRENIALVKRNIAAANPRAVVIAANSPVTIERPELITGKKALIIEDGPTLTHGEMKYGAGVVAAKKYGVGQMVDPRPYAVGAIAGTFQKYPGIGALLPAMGYSGQQIKDLQTTIDNTPCDLYIIGTPIDLRRFIKFNKPALRVTYELAEIGQPDLAEVIQKKFKFKKK
- the arcC gene encoding carbamate kinase: MPHKTAVIALGGNAIGATGKEDIHQQFANTRQALAGFIELIREGYNLAITHGNGPQVGNALLRVERTFPDGIPALPLGVIVADTEGGMGYMIEQSLQNLLAAKNIDRQVVTLVTQVVVDRDDPSIRNPSKPIGPYYKQEEVEALKARGWVVKDDARRGFRRFVPSPIPKAIVNKKTIKQLVQQGTIVIAGGGGGVPVCIQSDGSYEGMDAVIDKDRASAVLARDIAAETLMILTAVEKVSLNYKKPGQQDLSSLTMAEAKKYLTQGQFAAGSMGPKIEAAIQFLEYGGKQVIITSLDKAAQALKGQAGTRITA
- a CDS encoding type II toxin-antitoxin system HicA family toxin encodes the protein MKIRDLIKLIEQDGWYLVTTKGSHRQYKHRLKTGRVTIAGHPGDDIAAQ
- a CDS encoding type II toxin-antitoxin system HicB family antitoxin is translated as MRRFLVIIEKAGSNYSAYCPDLPGCIATGKTVAETECNIHQAIELHIKGIIEDRQKVPKATALSEYMAVAL
- a CDS encoding RNA-binding protein encodes the protein MNLFIGSLAKEVTTDDLRQTFEPFGKVESASVVFDRNTNQSRGFGFVEMPCKAEARKAIDALSGIFNLKGKVIMINEARPKEGGHGGGRRRF